ATATCCAATCCCAgtcccagcagcaacaacatcagcaacaccaacaacaacaacaacagcagcagcagcagcaatcgtcCAACGATGGAGTGGGATACGCGCACGATCAACGGTAAATGACCGTGATTAGGGTAGGTGCCACATTATCGTACTTTCTTCTAATACctactttttttgaatttcagaCTTCGACAACGGTTTCATGCGTATCCTGGACGTCCACAATTATTAAAACTTTCCTCAAATGTGGCGTCGAAGGATGTGGAGTGTGAATCAAAGTACGAAAAGTTTAGTAACATCCTCGAGGCACCGCTACTGAATCTGATCGCGCTAAAGGAACTCAGTTGGTCGGGTGTGCCACGCAAAATGCGAGCAGTTACCTGGCGACTGCTTTCGGGTTACCTTCCCACCAGTTTAGAGCGCCGTCAAACGGTGCTGGAACGGAAGCGTGTCGACTACAGAAAGCTGGTGCAGCAGTACTTTGATGCGGACTGTCGCGATGAAAGTCAGCAGGACACCTACCGCCAAATCCATATCGATGTTCCCCGAATGAATCCACACGTGGCGCTGTTTCAGCAGAAGCTCGTACAGGAGATGTTTGAGCGAATACTGTTCATCTGGGCCATCCGACACCCCGCTTCGGGGTACGTGCAGGGTATCAACGATCTCGTAACAccatttttcatcgtttttctACAGGAAGCTGTCGGACCGGGTACGATCGATGATGCTACAACCTGCTGTCCTTAGTGTGACAATAACAGTAatgagtgtttgtttgtttgtttgttcatcCTTTAGATAAAGATTTGGAGCAGTGCCAACTGAGTGACCTCAGCATTGAGCAGCGGGACATTATCGAATCTGATTCATTTTGGTGTTTGTCCAAATTTCTCGATTGCATCCAGGATAATTACATTTTTGCACAGCTCGGGATACAGGCAAAGGTCAATCAGCTGAAGGAACTGATTCAGCGAATCGATGGTACGAAGTCTCTTCGATTGTGAGTCGTCGGGGTTCTAACCAGGCCTGTATAACATTGCTTTGCTCCCCAGGAACGCTGCACAGACATCTGCAAATGCACGGAGTTGACTATCTGCAATTTTCGTTCCGATGGATGAACAATCTCCTAACACGTGAACTGCCACTCTACTGCACTATCCGGCTGTGGGACACCTATTTGGCCGAGTCGGACGGTTTCGCCGTGTTTCAACTGTACGTGTGCGCCGCATTTTTGCTCCACTGGCGGGAACAGTTGCTGCAGGAAAAAGATTTCCAGGTCAGTTGCATTAGTACTGTGGGTGGGGATGCGCACGATAAACCATATCCAATCTTTCTCCCGTCCAGGgtttgatgctgttgctgcaaaaTCTGCCCACACACAACTGGATGGATTCGCATATCGGAGTGCTGGTCGCCGAAGCGTTTCGCCTTAAGTTCACCTATGCCGATGCCCCAAAGCACCTCGAAGCCAAAAGTTGACCCGTAATGACACTAGATGGTGGGTATTATCAAAACTACTGTAGAAACTATTTGTACAagtttatttgaaacaatcgCGCAAGTGTTGTTTCTACGCCGCTCCGAACATCAATGGCGGGACGGACGATTCAATTCACTCAATACGATGCTATTACGATTTTGGTTTAGGAAGAACGATAATACGCTGAAAGAAAAAGGGTTTATAAATGATGATGCATGCAGGGTTAAAATCTTGTAAAACAAGAACTGCATTTCTACTTCTGGACAAAGGGAACAAGCCACACAATAGATGGCACGTGTCTTTGCATAATGTTTTCGTTTGTGTGCGGTGCGATGTTGGCTGCGTTTCGGTTTACTGGCAActgaaatcatttttttatcgttatcGATCTGTGCATATAAAAATCATCGAATCCCGGAACATTTGTAATTTGcccgtttttcctttttgatagaagcagaaaaaacaccttatttagcaaaaaaaaaaaccgtcaaAAAATGCGTAGCACATTGCAAACATCGAAGCCAGGTGAGAACTGAGTGAGAACGGTGCAAGGATGAAGAACTGAAGGCAAAAAAGGAACTGTGTATCTAGCAGCAGAAGATTATATAAAACACAAGAGAGGATAACTACAACCAATTAGCTAattataagaaaataaatcataaataaataaatcaaaccaatATCGGACAGCTTTATAGCAAACGGTATCAGTGAGGGGCTTTGTGTGTTATCTCACGTTCGTCGAAGAAATTGATAACCAAGACAATGAATGAGATATTTTGGACTTGCATAAAGACTCATACCAGCTCTATAAGAATAGTTTGTCATCACTACTTTGTACGCCATTTAAACCATGATTCATTATTCAAAATCGACaaagtttgtttgtattgtcctttaatttttcttttcttatctGCGATAAGAATCCAGCGGACAATCTATTAACCAACATTACAAACTACgacaaataatacaaaaaagaaaaacccctGTTCAAAGTTGTTACCTTCAGTAACAATCCGCATCGTTCACCTCAGCCGCGTAGTACGAAAACAACACGTCCTCCAAAAGTGAACCGAAGCTTTCCGTGTTCTCTAGCCATCGCTGCCGACTTGCCACGATCGCAGATAGATCAAGTGACTGTACGGAGCGCAAAAACTCTTCCGCACTGACGGAAGCATACTGTCGGAAAAGGTCCACATGTCGGAGTGTTTCGTCACAGCCGCAATCGTTACCCGTTTGACGCCCGTAGGCAGTCGCCACGTTCGTCATGTGAGGATTGTAGGTCACTGAAAGAAGGTTCATATCGTTGAGGTTCACAATAGAATCAATGATTTCGTCGGCATTGGCCGAACTGCACGCCACATTGCCGCTGTTGTAATCAGCATCGTTTCTACGCTGATGTCGAGGAGGTATCGTGCCAGTCCCCCCGGTACTTTGGGTTGCGGCGGCAGCTGTCGATTCCAATTGAGCCTGATTTTGTAAAGCGCCCGCTTCCATCGAAGATCGCTCAGGAGGTTTCACCTCGGAGTAGTTCGTATCGATAACCGACAATCGCCCTACCGAAGGTGAAGCTTGCTGCGAGTTTGAGCTGTTCGTAGATGATGCTCCTTGTACCGTGGCATTTGCCTTCGCCAATTCGCCTTTAGATTTTGATGGATATGCTGCGGAAGATCCAGACCGCAAAACAACTTGATAATAGTCTAGAAAGTTGTACTTGTTCAAATGCGACATCAGTTTATCGATGATGGCAATTGTTTCTTTGACCACTCCAAGATCACAATCGTCTTTGAGACAGGCGAGCAGCACTCCCAGGCATCCGCGCAACGATAGCTCATTAAGTACCTTCATTAGGCGTGTTTGAATTTCCCGATCGGTAAGTGTAACGATTTTTTTATGCTCCTTCGAGAACGTAACCGCAGGGAAGGTTCCGTCAATCATCCCTTGATGTTGAAACTGTCGGCACATAACCAGGCGCCAAAACTGAAGCGCATTAATCTTCACCTCCCAGTACAGATCGTTTGCGGCAGCATACGCTAGCACGGAAAACACACTGTCCAAACATTGCGGTTGTATTTTATGATTGGCGTAGATTTCCTTTACCGTATTGACGGCTTCGCGGCGAACCACTCCTTCACTTTCGTTATCGATAACGTCGATCAGGTGATTCTGAAATTGGTTAAATCGCATTTTTATTGCCGGCATATGAAACGTTCCGCCGTATGCCGTACCATTAAGGAAAGCTTTGAAAGCGAATGATCCCACAGCAACCGAATCTTGACCATCAACGTCAGGCAGCGAAGGGCCGAAGCGCGGACGTACGCTTCAGTGTCGTTCTTTGCTGCAGCTTCTACAACCGGGATGATATCACAATCGAGAATATGCTTTTGGAAAGCGGGAAATTCTGTGAAGAAAATAACCACATTAATATGGTTCATTCATGACTAACCTTAAGTACTGCTGTTGCGAACGATGGTGCTACTGATTTCCGATATGCTGACAATCGATGCGAGCAACTCGAGTGCCGAATCCCTTGCCTCCCAGCTGAGATCGTGCAGGCGTTTATAGATTATGTGGCCGACATGTTCCAGTCCCGATCCAGAGATATTATCCATCAGCAGGGCAAGGTTTGGTGCCAAGAAGTGCTCGATGGAGGTTTGGGTGAGTTTTAGTGCAAGCACGACCAGCTGTAAAAATGATTAATTTGGTGTAACAAATTCTGGACCTCAAAGTTCAATACCGTATCTTCGTATGAGAAGCGGTAAACTAGACATCTGAAGTCGAAAACATCTACAAGTATATAACAATACCTAAATAATGTTTACATTGTAACGATGTACTCACCCTCGGAGGAAGATTGGGGTTTGCCAGCAAGTTTAACATGAAATTAACAATCGCTGTCGATTCGATGCATTCTTTCCAGGTGAttttgaagttttcgatcaATGACATCAACCCATTGATGATTGCGGACAGGAGATTAGGTTTGCTCAGCATAAGATCCGCCTTGCCGAAGACGCTTCTTTCTCCCTCGACCGAGCAGCACATATCGGGAAGGAACTCCTTCAGCAAGTACACGAACGCTTGAAACGCAATGACAGCTCGCGGACGGGGTAGCTTGTGTGTGGTCACAATTCCTTGAATTGATTTACATGCCAACTCGGTCACATTTAAATTGTACGCCTGAAAAATGTCCCGGCAGGCGTAAATCAGCCGTATGGTAAACTCGCACGCAATGTCGTACAGCTGTGTGCAAAACTTTTCGATATAATCCGGCAAATCTTTCGTGGCGAAACACTGCATTTCGTACACAACCGGAAAGAGCTGCAGCAGTAATATTTGGTCGCCAAAACGAATGCTCTGATTTTTCAGTACAACCTCTTCCGGTGCGCGATCGCCAAGAATGCGCCACAATGAATGGTGTGTTTCGGCCATCAGCATCACGTTCTGGACGTTGCCCCGTCGGATGGAAAAGTTGACGTAGTTTAGAAAGTTTATGGTGTACCGATCGAAGGTCAGATCCACTGCCACCGTGTCCTCCGGTGGGATTTCCATCGTGCACAACCGGGCACAGTTGGCGAAGATGTGGGTTTGCCAGATTTTGGCAAGGTACGTATGGTCGTGCATGGTGTCAGTAAACTTCCAGAGATTGCGTTCGAATTTGTACGTGTAGAGGATGAAGTACGCGACCCGGGTGCGTTGTTTTGATTCGATGATTTTGCGAAACAGCGTTTGCATGAGGTTTAGCAGTGGAGAGATGATTTTTTGCGAGTTATAATCATTCACCAACACCGCATCGTCCTGCTCCGGACTCTTCCAAACACAGTCAATCAGAGGAGACAGGATGGTGCGCACGATTTCCTTCACCTCTTCGTAGTCACCCATCGTACAGAAGCGCTCCAGCACCTCGTAAATGAACAGCGACGTCTCGCGCGTTATGTAGATCGTCTGGTAACCATTGTAGTAGTCCAAACAAATCCGCCAAGAACCGGATTGCTTGATCCACGACATGCCCATTGCATGGCGAGAGATTGCCTTCAGCACCAGCACGTGGCCCAATTTGATGGATGGGTTTTGTAGCTTCCCATTACGCTGAATACACTCCTGAAAACGATCCAGCATCCGGCTTCCATTTTGAATGCGTGAAAAATCCCACTCGTTCTCCACGATCATCGCCAGCAGCTGAAGCGTGAAGGCGGAAATATCTGTCGATGGGGCACGATCACTTTCCCATTGCTGCAGTATGCTCTCTAGCCATTGGAATACTTCCGTAGACTTGACAAATTTACGATGGTCTGGAAGTAGTGTAAAAACAGCATTCATCGATAATGGCAGTGTCTATACAAACGTTTCGTAACATTAGAGTTCCTCGTCACTTACCATCGCAATACTTGCCGGACAGGTGACTGATTATCATTTCAAGATACACATCATTGTTGATCTTAAATCCGCGGTTCAGGAAAGCTGTTAGCACCTTGTGAAACTTTTCTTGGCAAGTATCGTCCGTGCATGGTTGGGGTCGATCCTGTTCCATAGGGTTGCTTGTCCCGCTGCCAGGATTGCTGCCCATCGTTGATGAGGCTGCATTGATTTCGGAAGCCATCGTATTCTTATCACCAATGTTTGTTTCAGTTAAGGTACACTGGATTCCCAAATAGCAGCGTCACCATTGTTCTGATGCAAACCTTACAACAACAGCCGGTTTTCAAGGGTGAAGAAGGCACTGAGAATGTGCGAAATCATTCgtacaataacaaataaacagaaaTACTTTAACAAAATATTAAGACACTGATTTTAAAGAACGCTGGGAGTTTCGGTGCAAATCATCGTGTTTTCGAAGCGATGCTGCAATGTTATGACAGCCGTCAGATAAGCGCTGTGTGACAGATGACAGCGCTGTGCATCAGCATTTGACAAAGAGAGGTTACACCATTTTTTCTAGAATTGACACTCAATGGTACGATTTAGAATgtagtacaggcggtccccgagatacacggttaatggggaccgaaaacggccgcaaaataccgcgtatctcgaatttccgcgtaagtcaaATCTCGTGAATCCCAGCTAAAAtttcactaattttcgtgtaattttgctaTAAGGGGGCGGTTTTAGTCACTGTATGAGTTATTTTATATGATTCTtactgaatataacagttttaaaccttttgaaatagtttttaacattcgatcgaaacggaaattatttggcaatttacaattgatgtgtcaaatcagtacaatttggtcaaagaactgtcaaatttagaaaaccgtgtatctccgaatccgcgtataagaggtaccgtgtatctcggggaccgcctgtattgtCGTCTGCTATCTCTGATTATCGATAAAATAAGTTCTCCTCAATCAGCTGCGTCTGAAAATCTGCTGGCTATGTAGGGAAGCTAAGCTCCTGGTGTGAAATTGAACTGAAAAAACGACAAGGCGCAGTGGTGCTAAAACATTGTACGAATCAAGGCTGTTGtaccccaagtgccacaaatccactaaacgaccactaaacggcttctaaacgcctcaaattctctacctaaacggaatatagaaagacttcgtttagcagacggcaaacgactcatgcattctaaaaatagcaaaaaagctggtggcgccatctgtttgtgggatacccaacctgtggagcttcctcgcttggaggagagctttctcatttcctctgtactgttgtatggtttcgcattgaagttatgcatcgctagaactagaacggcgatacgattgtttaaatactaaactccaacagaaaccaccagtactgaagcaagtgagatttgagtaatggtcgttggtgttgatacccacgtatctgaccacacgaccattcatatagatttttgctcagaaagttagaaggctatataggtcattataagatgaaacttgtcgaaacacattgcaagaaaaggatagcaatataatgatgagttgtaatacgccatctattgatcaaaccaatgaagctgtgaagctttcatttttttcctatggatattcaattttccagtcgtttaagcttaatctgtggcgcttgggactGATataacccaagtgccacaaatccactaaacgaccactcaacggcttctaaacgactcaagttctctacctaaacggaatatagaaagacttcgtttagcagacggcaaacgactcattcattctaaaaatagcaaaaaagctggtggcgctctctgttggtgggatatcccaaccagttgagcttcatcgcttggaggagagctttctcatttcctctgtactgttgtatggtttcgcattgaagttatgcatcgctagaactagaacggcgatacaatagtttaattactaaactccaatggaaaccaccagtactgaagcaagtgggaattgagttatggtcgttggtgttgatacccacgtatctgaccacacgaccattaacatagatttttactcagaaagttataaggctatataggtcatgataagatgaaacttgtcgaagcacattgcaagaacaggatagcaatataatgatgagttgtaatacgccatctattgatcaaaccaatgaagctgtggagctttcatttttttatatggatattcaattttccagtcgtttaagcttaatctgtggcgcttgggaaagCATCGCTACACGGTGTTATCAAACATTTGACTCAATGCAAGAAAAGGGCAGCAAATCAACGGTTATTAAAATGGCTTATGGTGATCGAAATATGGAAGCTTTGTAGCGTCtactttttgtttattgtttttgtgtaatttGCACAATTCATACCTTTTTATGCTGCTTTTTGTAAAAATGTAGCAGCATCGTGCAAACATGGTGAAAAATGGTGTTAACAATTCAGAATTATTTTGACGTTGCCAAAGCTCGCTGTTGACTAACATGGCTTCTTGTGAGATCCAATGAGCCTACCTGATCGTCTCATGATCCACTCGCTCCCCTGATTTGAACCTCTGTGGTAGCATAAAAAACAATACTGTGTGCAGCTGCTGTTCGAGAAAAAGTGTGAACAGCAGAAGTAATAACTCTTGGATTATGCAGTTCGCGTAGATTACTTACCGTCGAAGCGTCGGGTAAATGAAAAGTGTGCTTAGCTAGTAATCTAGTGCCGTGAAAAGATTGATTTAGCGTTACTCGAGAGGGGTTTTTCCGCACTTCCACAGCATTGCAGCATTGCGTTGGCCTTTGTGTGGCTTTCAACCTCAGGAAGGAGTTGCAGTGGTACCGTTGTTTTGAGAGGGTGTGTAGAAAGCGGTGTCTGACATAGTGCAACTTTTGCTAGGGTATATAGATTCCAGTGCTTCCCAAAGTATGGTTCCGCTTTAAGGTACCGTGCAAGAACTTGGCAGGCGttttctgtgtgccagtaTGAAAGCATTGTACGAATGGTGAAAAATGTAGCAGAAATCTGTTTACTGTACCAGTGCCCCGTTCGCGGTGTCCCCGTCTCAGCAAGCGTTATCGCTGGAAGAGGTCCGGTTGGTGTTGGGACGAATCGCAGTGCGGCGATTCTTGTGCTGTCTGCTGTTTCCTTTCTATCTTCCCTTCCGCCACCATCGCTGCATGTCCGGTGTTGGTAGTTCGTCGGCCTCGTTCATTCTCCATTTCGCCGCCACGAGCACGCGCGACAGCTATCTCACTGGCggcagtgtgtgtgagcgATAGAGAGAACGTAGCGATGTGAGCAGCGCACTAGCAATAATACTAAAAACAGCAGCGGCGGTGCGATAGTGCCAGCGACATCGCTTGAAAAGGGTGCGAAGTGCGACAAAACGATACCGC
This is a stretch of genomic DNA from Anopheles merus strain MAF chromosome 2R, AmerM5.1, whole genome shotgun sequence. It encodes these proteins:
- the LOC121589278 gene encoding uncharacterized protein LOC121589278; amino-acid sequence: MASEINAASSTMGSNPGSGTSNPMEQDRPQPCTDDTCQEKFHKVLTAFLNRGFKINNDVYLEMIISHLSGKYCDDHRKFVKSTEVFQWLESILQQWESDRAPSTDISAFTLQLLAMIVENEWDFSRIQNGSRMLDRFQECIQRNGKLQNPSIKLGHVLVLKAISRHAMGMSWIKQSGSWRICLDYYNGYQTIYITRETSLFIYEVLERFCTMGDYEEVKEIVRTILSPLIDCVWKSPEQDDAVLVNDYNSQKIISPLLNLMQTLFRKIIESKQRTRVAYFILYTYKFERNLWKFTDTMHDHTYLAKIWQTHIFANCARLCTMEIPPEDTVAVDLTFDRYTINFLNYVNFSIRRGNVQNVMLMAETHHSLWRILGDRAPEEVVLKNQSIRFGDQILLLQLFPVVYEMQCFATKDLPDYIEKFCTQLYDIACEFTIRLIYACRDIFQAYNLNVTELACKSIQGIVTTHKLPRPRAVIAFQAFVYLLKEFLPDMCCSVEGERSVFGKADLMLSKPNLLSAIINGLMSLIENFKITWKECIESTAIVNFMLNLLANPNLPPRLVVLALKLTQTSIEHFLAPNLALLMDNISGSGLEHVGHIIYKRLHDLSWEARDSALELLASIVSISEIKFPAFQKHILDCDIIPVVEAAAKNDTEAYVRASALRCLTLMVKIRLLWDHSLSKLSLMNHLIDVIDNESEGVVRREAVNTVKEIYANHKIQPQCLDSVFSVLAYAAANDLYWEVKINALQFWRLVMCRQFQHQGMIDGTFPAVTFSKEHKKIVTLTDREIQTRLMKVLNELSLRGCLGVLLACLKDDCDLGVVKETIAIIDKLMSHLNKYNFLDYYQVVLRSGSSAAYPSKSKGELAKANATVQGASSTNSSNSQQASPSVGRLSVIDTNYSEVKPPERSSMEAGALQNQAQLESTAAAATQSTGGTGTIPPRHQRRNDADYNSGNVACSSANADEIIDSIVNLNDMNLLSVTYNPHMTNVATAYGRQTGNDCGCDETLRHVDLFRQYASVSAEEFLRSVQSLDLSAIVASRQRWLENTESFGSLLEDVLFSYYAAEVNDADCY
- the LOC121588666 gene encoding TBC1 domain family member 22B, encoding MSSGSASTASTAGGTTTSADGTTSSSFWRNNSRTIPGRPTTVTNRIGSGRTIGAGSSGGSSSFQDYQDSVSDAWDLGDDEFCIISGVVDTRISKRASQTAALNVIKTHKSGAGGSVSKPQTSVHLDTQELLPGPATNPIEQQQSGGDAHVEAELRIESLDIQSQSQQQQHQQHQQQQQQQQQQQSSNDGVGYAHDQRLRQRFHAYPGRPQLLKLSSNVASKDVECESKYEKFSNILEAPLLNLIALKELSWSGVPRKMRAVTWRLLSGYLPTSLERRQTVLERKRVDYRKLVQQYFDADCRDESQQDTYRQIHIDVPRMNPHVALFQQKLVQEMFERILFIWAIRHPASGYVQGINDLVTPFFIVFLQEAVGPDKDLEQCQLSDLSIEQRDIIESDSFWCLSKFLDCIQDNYIFAQLGIQAKVNQLKELIQRIDGTLHRHLQMHGVDYLQFSFRWMNNLLTRELPLYCTIRLWDTYLAESDGFAVFQLYVCAAFLLHWREQLLQEKDFQGLMLLLQNLPTHNWMDSHIGVLVAEAFRLKFTYADAPKHLEAKS